A window from Pseudomonas alloputida encodes these proteins:
- a CDS encoding GlxA family transcriptional regulator: protein MTSYTSGNPTQNRTTPQSIGFLLLDNFTLISLASAVEPLRMANQLSGRELYRWHTLTIDGGQVWASDGLQITPDAAISNAPPIDTVIVCGGVGIQRSVTREHVTWLQAQARQSRRLGAVCTGSWALACAGLLDGFDCSVHWECLAAMQEAFPRVNMSTRLFTLDRNRFTSSGGTAPLDMMLHLISRDHGRELSAAISEMFVYERIRNEQDHQRVPLKHMLGTNQPKLQEIVALMEANLEEPIDLDELAVYVSVSRRQLERLFQKYLHCSPSRYYLKLRLIRARQLLKQTPMSIIEVASVCGFVSTPHFSKCYREYFGIPPRDERVGSNTAQQVAMMPIPQAMTLSPHSGPMAALSQARNESTFASVRL from the coding sequence ATGACGTCGTACACCTCCGGGAATCCAACCCAGAACCGCACAACACCCCAGTCCATCGGGTTTCTTCTATTGGACAATTTCACCCTGATTTCCCTGGCATCGGCGGTCGAGCCGCTGCGCATGGCCAACCAGCTGTCTGGCCGTGAGCTGTATCGCTGGCACACGCTGACGATCGATGGCGGCCAGGTGTGGGCCAGCGATGGCCTGCAAATCACACCGGATGCCGCAATCAGCAATGCTCCGCCCATCGACACCGTGATTGTCTGTGGTGGTGTTGGCATCCAGCGTTCCGTCACCCGTGAACACGTCACCTGGTTGCAAGCCCAGGCCCGTCAGTCGCGCAGGTTGGGTGCCGTGTGCACCGGCAGTTGGGCACTGGCCTGCGCTGGCCTGCTCGACGGCTTCGATTGCAGCGTGCACTGGGAATGCCTGGCCGCAATGCAGGAAGCCTTCCCGCGGGTGAACATGAGCACCCGCCTGTTCACCCTTGACCGCAACCGCTTCACCAGCTCCGGTGGCACCGCGCCGCTGGACATGATGCTGCACCTGATCAGCCGTGATCACGGCCGCGAGCTGTCGGCGGCGATCTCCGAGATGTTCGTCTACGAGCGTATTCGCAACGAGCAGGACCACCAGCGTGTGCCGCTCAAGCACATGCTTGGCACCAACCAGCCGAAGTTGCAGGAAATCGTCGCGCTGATGGAGGCCAATCTGGAGGAGCCGATCGACCTGGACGAACTGGCAGTGTATGTGTCGGTTTCGCGACGCCAGCTGGAGCGCCTGTTCCAGAAGTACCTGCACTGCTCGCCGTCGCGCTACTACCTGAAGTTGCGCCTGATCCGTGCGCGTCAGCTGCTGAAGCAGACGCCGATGTCGATCATCGAAGTGGCATCGGTATGCGGCTTCGTGTCGACTCCGCACTTCTCCAAGTGCTATCGCGAGTACTTCGGTATTCCGCCGCGTGACGAGCGGGTAGGCTCCAACACCGCGCAGCAGGTGGCCATGATGCCGATTCCGCAGGCCATGACCCTGTCGCCGCACAGCGGGCCGATGGCGGCCCTGAGCCAGGCGCGCAATGAGTCGACATTTGCCAGTGTAAGGCTCTGA
- a CDS encoding L-serine ammonia-lyase has product MAISVFDLFKIGVGPSSSHTVGPMRAGALFVQGLRERGELERVKRIEVRLYGSLSATGIGHGTDNATIMGLMGEWPDAIDPTQIVPRIADLRETNTLQLDSRLPIEFVWARDMLLLDENLPYHPNAMTLIAEGEQGELHRDTYYSVGGGFVVDAAQAASGVLDADQTVLPYDFNSAAELLRLCKQNDLSVSQLMMANEKVWRSEEDIRAGLHKLWEAMQECVNNGLKYEGTLPGGLNVRRRAAKLHRSLQEIGKPNVIGSTMSAMEWVNLFALAVNEENAAGGRMVTAPTNGAAGIIPAVLHYYMRFSDAVDESSVVDYFLAAAAVGILCKKNASISGAEVGCQGEVGSACAMAAAGLAEVLGATPPQVENAAEIALEHNLGLTCDPVGGLVQVPCIERNAIAAVKAINAVQMALRGDGEHFISLDQVIRTMRDTGADMHDKYKETSRGGLAVSAIEC; this is encoded by the coding sequence ATGGCCATCAGCGTGTTCGACCTGTTCAAGATCGGTGTCGGGCCCTCCAGCTCCCACACCGTCGGCCCCATGCGTGCTGGCGCCCTGTTCGTTCAGGGCCTGCGCGAACGCGGTGAGCTGGAGCGTGTAAAACGGATCGAAGTGCGCCTGTATGGCTCGCTGTCAGCCACCGGTATCGGCCATGGCACCGACAACGCCACCATCATGGGCCTGATGGGCGAGTGGCCTGACGCCATTGACCCGACCCAGATCGTGCCGCGTATCGCCGACCTGCGCGAAACCAACACCCTGCAGCTGGATAGCCGCTTGCCCATCGAGTTTGTCTGGGCCCGCGACATGCTGCTGCTGGACGAGAACCTGCCCTATCACCCCAACGCCATGACCCTAATTGCCGAAGGCGAGCAGGGCGAGTTGCACCGCGACACCTATTACTCGGTGGGCGGCGGCTTTGTGGTCGATGCAGCCCAAGCCGCCAGCGGTGTGCTGGATGCTGACCAGACAGTGCTGCCGTACGACTTCAACAGCGCCGCCGAACTGCTGCGCCTGTGCAAGCAAAACGACCTCAGCGTGTCGCAATTGATGATGGCCAACGAGAAGGTCTGGCGCAGCGAGGAAGACATCCGCGCTGGCCTGCACAAGCTCTGGGAAGCCATGCAGGAATGCGTCAACAACGGCCTCAAGTACGAGGGCACGCTACCCGGCGGGCTGAACGTGCGCCGCCGTGCCGCCAAGCTGCACCGCAGCCTGCAGGAAATCGGCAAGCCCAACGTGATCGGCTCGACCATGAGTGCCATGGAATGGGTCAACCTGTTCGCCTTGGCGGTCAATGAAGAAAACGCCGCCGGTGGGCGCATGGTGACCGCGCCTACCAACGGCGCGGCGGGCATCATCCCGGCAGTGCTGCATTACTACATGCGCTTCAGCGATGCGGTGGATGAATCCAGCGTTGTCGATTACTTCCTGGCTGCCGCCGCTGTGGGCATCCTGTGCAAGAAGAACGCTTCGATCTCTGGTGCCGAAGTGGGCTGCCAGGGGGAAGTCGGCTCGGCCTGCGCGATGGCCGCAGCGGGGCTTGCCGAAGTGCTCGGCGCCACCCCGCCACAGGTTGAGAACGCCGCTGAAATTGCCCTGGAACACAACCTTGGCCTGACCTGCGACCCGGTGGGTGGGTTGGTGCAAGTGCCCTGCATCGAGCGCAACGCGATTGCTGCGGTGAAGGCCATCAACGCGGTGCAGATGGCCTTGCGCGGCGATGGTGAGCACTTCATTTCCCTCGACCAGGTAATCCGCACCATGCGCGATACCGGCGCCGATATGCACGACAAGTACAAAGAGACCTCGCGCGGCGGCCTGGCGGTCAGCGCTATCGAGTGCTGA
- the choX gene encoding choline ABC transporter substrate-binding protein, producing MHSLIRRSLLPLALSSIVATPLFAAEPAACKNVRLGVVNWTDVIATSAMAQVLLDGLGYQTKQTSASQQIIFAGIRDKRLDMFLGYWNPIMTQTITPFVDANQVKVLDKPSLEDARATLAVPKYLYDKGLKTFADIHKFEKELGGKIYGIEPGSGANTQIKAMITKNQFDLGKFQLVESSEAGMLAAVDRAVRRKEAVVFFGWAPHPMNVNIDMAYLGDSQDALGPDEGRATVWTVTAPDYAERCPNALRLLANLKFSAEDESRMMQPLLDHKDALESARQWLKDHPEDKARWLEGVTTFDGKPAADNLKLTAN from the coding sequence ATGCACAGCTTGATCCGCCGCAGCCTGTTGCCCCTTGCCCTGAGCAGCATCGTCGCCACCCCGCTTTTCGCCGCCGAGCCCGCCGCCTGCAAAAACGTGCGCCTGGGCGTGGTCAACTGGACCGACGTCATTGCCACCAGCGCCATGGCCCAGGTACTGCTCGACGGCCTGGGGTACCAGACCAAACAGACCAGTGCCTCGCAACAGATCATCTTCGCCGGCATCCGCGACAAACGCCTGGACATGTTCCTGGGTTACTGGAACCCGATCATGACCCAGACCATTACCCCGTTCGTCGATGCCAACCAGGTCAAGGTGCTGGACAAGCCAAGCCTGGAGGACGCGCGCGCCACCTTGGCCGTGCCGAAATACCTCTACGACAAGGGCCTGAAGACTTTCGCCGACATCCACAAGTTCGAGAAAGAGCTGGGCGGCAAGATCTATGGCATCGAACCGGGTTCCGGCGCCAACACCCAGATCAAGGCAATGATCACCAAGAACCAGTTCGACCTGGGCAAGTTCCAGCTGGTCGAGTCCAGCGAGGCCGGCATGCTCGCCGCCGTCGACCGCGCCGTGCGGCGCAAGGAGGCCGTGGTGTTCTTCGGCTGGGCGCCACACCCGATGAACGTGAACATCGACATGGCCTACCTGGGTGACAGCCAGGATGCACTCGGCCCTGACGAAGGCCGCGCGACGGTGTGGACGGTGACGGCTCCGGACTATGCCGAACGCTGCCCCAATGCCCTCCGCCTGCTGGCCAACCTGAAGTTCAGCGCCGAGGACGAGAGCCGCATGATGCAGCCACTGCTCGACCACAAGGACGCGCTGGAATCAGCCCGCCAGTGGCTCAAGGACCACCCCGAGGACAAGGCCCGCTGGCTTGAGGGTGTGACCACCTTCGATGGCAAGCCGGCTGCGGACAACCTCAAGCTTACCGCCAACTGA
- a CDS encoding L-carnitine dehydrogenase: MPFITEIKTFAALGSGVIGSGWVARALAHGLDVVAWDPAPGAEQALRKRVANAWPALEKQGLAPGASQDRLKFVATIEECVRNADFIQESAPERLDLKLDLHAKISAAAKPDAIIGSSTSGLLPSEFYESSTHPERCVVGHPFNPVYLLPLVEIVGGSRTSPEAIEAAKTIYTALGMRPLHVRKEVPGFIADRLLEALWREALHLVNDGVATTGEIDDAIRFGAGLRWSFMGTFLTYTLAGGDAGMRHFMSQFGPALKLPWTYLPAPELTDKLIDDVVSGTSEQQGERSIAALERYRDDTLLAVLEAVKSSKASHGLSFSD, encoded by the coding sequence ATGCCCTTTATCACTGAAATCAAAACCTTCGCCGCCCTGGGTAGCGGCGTGATCGGCAGCGGCTGGGTCGCCCGCGCCCTGGCCCATGGCCTGGATGTGGTGGCCTGGGACCCGGCGCCCGGCGCCGAACAGGCACTGCGCAAACGTGTCGCCAACGCCTGGCCGGCACTGGAAAAACAAGGCCTGGCCCCTGGCGCATCGCAAGACCGCCTGAAGTTCGTGGCAACCATCGAGGAATGCGTGCGCAACGCCGATTTCATCCAGGAAAGCGCACCAGAGCGCCTGGACCTCAAGCTCGACCTGCACGCCAAAATCAGCGCCGCAGCCAAGCCTGACGCAATCATCGGCTCAAGCACTTCGGGCCTGTTGCCCAGCGAGTTCTACGAGTCGTCGACTCACCCTGAACGCTGCGTCGTCGGCCACCCGTTCAACCCAGTTTACCTGCTGCCGCTGGTGGAGATCGTCGGCGGTAGCCGCACCTCACCCGAGGCTATTGAAGCTGCCAAAACCATCTACACCGCACTCGGCATGCGCCCGCTGCATGTGCGCAAGGAAGTGCCAGGCTTCATCGCCGACCGCCTGCTCGAAGCGCTCTGGCGCGAGGCCTTGCACCTGGTCAACGACGGAGTTGCCACCACGGGCGAAATCGACGACGCGATTCGCTTTGGCGCAGGCTTGCGCTGGTCGTTCATGGGCACATTCCTTACCTATACCCTGGCCGGTGGCGATGCCGGCATGCGCCACTTCATGTCACAGTTCGGCCCAGCCCTGAAGCTGCCCTGGACGTACCTGCCAGCACCGGAACTGACCGACAAGCTGATCGACGATGTGGTGAGCGGCACTTCCGAGCAACAGGGCGAGCGCAGCATCGCTGCACTGGAGCGCTACCGTGACGACACCCTGCTGGCGGTACTGGAAGCGGTGAAGTCCAGCAAGGCCAGTCACGGCCTGTCGTTCAGCGATTAA
- a CDS encoding zinc-dependent metalloprotease family protein gives MNREQLKFCLLGAVFLFGGCTASDPRTHLDSSADTLFQITPDQNHAALERQSGTDQYLKLLLNVAEDAEVKEVQVKPGLVSKDTATLSMPLTDGRTVSFKLSRSDSVASGMVGWVGDMPSNRRQLYPSPAEIDMDPLNWVSLVSDGNLVVGDIRVDGQLYRLTAVGKGQQVLVKVDESKLPPEAAPIPVPVQTQEKTRSLSTSQSRKSTIRVLFVTTHQSRAMFPNYKIELAQALQNANQYLINSKVDAVYELSDIYDSDYDETGKSPQTQLSDMKADKPFGAKIHIEREKGRADLVSMLSTFSIYCGIANLTASVERAFSAISCFGSLGHELGHNMGAGHKDEAPVASLPPYAYGYQHTAPNFHTQMRTSNGAIPYHSNPRLQYQGVPMGTVDKNDVARTFNENRDTVANFYPDPAHRVRLWLYGANRGCFIDLKPGEQALLSWFTECKDNDVNPVRVEVKDFYSGSTPRKLCFANIFYTVNSCYTGSNFSGDFVITSVHTGGGKPEGFKFTRRLIGPVYRVSYE, from the coding sequence ATGAACCGGGAACAATTGAAATTCTGCTTGCTAGGTGCTGTGTTTCTTTTTGGAGGATGCACGGCTTCGGACCCTAGAACCCATCTCGACAGTTCGGCGGATACGCTGTTTCAGATCACGCCAGACCAGAACCACGCCGCCCTTGAGAGGCAATCGGGTACTGACCAGTATTTGAAGCTTTTGTTGAATGTGGCAGAAGACGCTGAAGTTAAAGAAGTACAGGTCAAGCCTGGGCTTGTATCGAAAGATACGGCGACGCTATCAATGCCGCTGACTGACGGCCGAACGGTGAGTTTCAAGTTGTCAAGAAGCGATAGTGTTGCTTCGGGAATGGTAGGGTGGGTTGGCGATATGCCTTCCAACCGTAGACAACTCTACCCCTCACCTGCGGAAATCGATATGGATCCGCTCAACTGGGTTTCGTTGGTGAGTGACGGTAACCTGGTCGTTGGGGATATTCGGGTGGATGGGCAGCTCTACCGGTTAACGGCGGTTGGCAAAGGCCAGCAAGTCTTGGTCAAGGTTGATGAATCAAAATTACCACCAGAAGCAGCGCCGATCCCTGTTCCTGTACAAACGCAGGAAAAAACCAGATCACTCAGCACGTCTCAGTCGCGAAAAAGTACTATTAGGGTGCTATTCGTTACAACCCACCAGTCGAGGGCCATGTTTCCGAATTACAAGATCGAATTGGCGCAGGCGTTACAGAACGCCAACCAATATTTGATCAATAGCAAAGTCGATGCTGTATACGAGCTGTCTGATATTTACGATTCTGACTACGACGAGACAGGCAAGTCTCCACAGACTCAGCTCAGCGATATGAAAGCTGATAAACCATTCGGGGCGAAAATTCATATCGAACGTGAAAAGGGGCGCGCCGATCTGGTATCAATGCTTTCGACGTTTAGCATTTACTGTGGTATAGCGAACCTCACAGCTTCCGTGGAGAGGGCTTTTTCGGCAATTAGTTGCTTTGGTTCGTTAGGCCACGAATTAGGGCATAACATGGGGGCCGGTCATAAGGACGAGGCTCCAGTTGCGTCCCTACCCCCTTACGCTTATGGCTACCAGCATACAGCGCCAAATTTCCATACGCAGATGCGAACGTCGAATGGTGCCATTCCCTATCATTCAAACCCGCGGTTGCAGTATCAAGGGGTTCCTATGGGTACGGTAGATAAAAATGATGTGGCGCGGACTTTCAATGAAAATCGGGACACTGTTGCCAATTTTTATCCGGACCCTGCTCATCGCGTTCGTTTGTGGTTGTACGGGGCGAACCGGGGTTGCTTCATTGATTTGAAGCCGGGTGAACAAGCCCTGCTCTCATGGTTTACGGAATGCAAGGATAATGATGTCAATCCCGTAAGGGTAGAGGTAAAGGACTTCTACAGTGGTTCGACCCCGAGAAAATTATGCTTCGCCAATATTTTTTACACGGTAAATAGCTGCTATACGGGAAGTAACTTTTCTGGGGATTTCGTCATAACGAGTGTACATACTGGCGGTGGTAAACCAGAAGGGTTCAAATTTACAAGAAGACTGATAGGGCCAGTCTATAGGGTGTCATACGAGTGA
- the choW gene encoding choline ABC transporter permease subunit: MMLIDQKIPLGQYIASFVEWLTQNGANYFDAIAQGLEFMIHGVTSALTFFNPFVLIALFAALAHFIQRKWALTAFVALSFLLILNLGYWQETMETLAQVTFATVVCVVIGVPLGILAAHKPMFYTAMRPVLDLMQTVPTFVYLIPTLTLFGLGVVPGLISTVVFAIAAPIRLTYLGICDVPQELMDAGKAFGCSRRQLLTRIELPHAMPSIAAGVTQCIMLSLSMVVIAALVGADGLGKPVVNALNTADISLGFEAGLAIVLLAIMLDRICKQPELPVRGEA, from the coding sequence ATCATGCTTATCGATCAGAAAATACCCCTGGGCCAGTACATCGCGTCGTTCGTCGAATGGCTGACCCAGAACGGCGCGAATTACTTCGACGCCATCGCGCAAGGCCTGGAGTTCATGATCCATGGCGTCACCAGCGCCCTGACTTTCTTCAACCCGTTCGTTCTTATCGCCCTATTCGCCGCCCTGGCGCATTTCATCCAGCGCAAGTGGGCACTGACCGCATTTGTCGCCCTGTCGTTCCTGCTGATCCTCAACCTGGGTTACTGGCAGGAAACCATGGAGACCCTGGCGCAGGTCACCTTCGCCACGGTGGTATGTGTGGTGATCGGCGTGCCACTGGGCATCCTCGCCGCGCACAAGCCGATGTTCTATACCGCCATGCGCCCGGTGCTCGACCTGATGCAGACGGTGCCCACCTTCGTCTACCTGATCCCTACCCTGACCCTGTTCGGCCTGGGCGTGGTGCCGGGGCTGATCTCCACCGTGGTGTTCGCCATTGCTGCGCCCATTCGCCTGACCTACCTGGGCATCTGCGACGTGCCGCAAGAGTTGATGGACGCCGGCAAGGCCTTTGGCTGCTCGCGTCGTCAGCTGCTTACCCGTATCGAACTGCCGCACGCGATGCCAAGCATCGCCGCCGGTGTCACTCAATGCATCATGCTGTCGCTGTCGATGGTGGTCATTGCCGCCCTGGTTGGCGCTGATGGCCTGGGCAAACCTGTGGTCAACGCACTGAACACCGCCGATATCTCCCTGGGCTTCGAAGCGGGCCTGGCGATCGTGCTGCTGGCAATCATGCTCGACCGTATCTGCAAGCAACCGGAACTGCCGGTAAGGGGTGAGGCATGA
- the choV gene encoding choline ABC transporter ATP-binding protein: protein MSIIRFEDVDVIFSNKPREALALLDQGQTREQILKQTGLVVGVEKANLDINKGEICVLMGLSGSGKSSLLRCINGLNTVSRGKLFVEHEGKHIDIANCSAAELKMMRTKRIAMVFQKFALMPWLTVRENISFGLEMQGRPEKERRKLVDEKLELVGLTQWRNKKPDELSGGMQQRVGLARALAMDADILLMDEPFSALDPLIRQGLQDELLGLQAKLSKTIVFVSHDLDEALKLGTRIAIMKDGRIIQYSKPEEIVLNPADEYVRTFVAHTNPLNVLCGRSLMRSLDNCKRVNGSVCLDPGIDSWLDLGEGGALKRARQGQNGLDMQKWAPGQDVELLERRPTVVHADIGMREALQIRYQTGNKLVLQDNDRVVGILGDTELYHALLGKNHG from the coding sequence ATGAGCATCATTCGTTTCGAAGACGTCGACGTCATCTTCTCCAACAAGCCGCGCGAGGCACTGGCGCTGCTGGACCAAGGCCAGACCCGCGAGCAGATCCTCAAGCAGACCGGCCTGGTGGTGGGTGTCGAAAAGGCCAACCTCGATATCAACAAAGGCGAGATCTGCGTGCTGATGGGCTTGTCCGGCTCGGGCAAGTCGAGCCTGCTGCGCTGTATCAACGGCCTCAACACCGTCAGCCGTGGCAAGTTGTTCGTCGAACACGAAGGCAAGCACATCGACATTGCCAACTGCTCCGCGGCCGAGCTGAAGATGATGCGCACCAAGCGCATTGCCATGGTGTTCCAGAAGTTTGCCCTGATGCCTTGGCTGACGGTGCGCGAGAACATCAGCTTCGGCCTGGAAATGCAGGGTCGCCCGGAAAAGGAACGGCGCAAGCTGGTCGACGAGAAGCTTGAGCTGGTGGGCCTGACCCAGTGGCGCAACAAGAAGCCGGATGAGCTTTCTGGCGGCATGCAGCAGCGCGTGGGCCTGGCCCGGGCGCTGGCGATGGATGCCGACATCCTGCTGATGGACGAACCGTTCTCGGCCCTGGATCCACTGATCCGCCAGGGCCTGCAAGATGAGCTGCTTGGCCTGCAGGCCAAGCTGAGCAAAACCATCGTGTTCGTCAGCCACGACCTGGACGAGGCACTGAAACTGGGTACCCGTATTGCGATCATGAAGGACGGTCGGATCATCCAGTACAGCAAGCCGGAGGAGATCGTGCTGAACCCGGCCGACGAATACGTGCGCACCTTCGTCGCCCATACCAACCCGCTGAACGTGCTGTGCGGGCGCAGCCTGATGCGCAGCCTGGACAACTGCAAGCGGGTCAATGGCTCGGTGTGCCTGGACCCAGGTATCGATTCGTGGCTGGACCTTGGCGAAGGCGGCGCGCTCAAGCGTGCACGCCAAGGCCAGAACGGGCTGGACATGCAGAAATGGGCACCGGGGCAAGATGTGGAGCTGCTGGAGCGCAGGCCGACCGTGGTGCACGCCGACATCGGCATGCGTGAGGCACTGCAGATTCGTTATCAAACCGGCAACAAGCTGGTGCTGCAGGATAACGACAGGGTGGTGGGGATACTCGGGGATACCGAGCTTTACCACGCGCTGCTCGGCAAGAACCACGGTTGA
- a CDS encoding 3-keto-5-aminohexanoate cleavage protein: protein MNHDVIITCALTGAGDTASKSHLVPVTPKQIAESAVEAAKAGATVVHCHVRDPQTGRFSRDVALYREVMERIREADVDIIVNLTAGMGGDLEIGPGETPLAFGPGTDLIGPLERLAHVEALLPEICTLDCGTLNFGDGNSIYVSTPAQLRAGAKRITELGVKAELEIFDTGHLWFAKQMMKEGLLEDPLFQLCLGIPWGAPADTTTMKAMVDNLPANVTWAGFGIGRMQMPMAAQAVLLGGNVRVGLEDNLYLDRGVLASNGQLVERASEIITRMGGRVLSPAEGREKMNLKRR, encoded by the coding sequence ATGAACCACGACGTCATCATCACCTGCGCCCTCACCGGCGCCGGCGACACCGCCTCGAAAAGCCACCTGGTCCCGGTCACCCCCAAACAGATCGCCGAATCCGCCGTAGAGGCCGCCAAGGCCGGCGCCACCGTGGTCCACTGCCACGTCCGCGACCCGCAGACCGGCCGCTTCAGCCGCGATGTGGCGCTGTACCGCGAAGTCATGGAGCGTATCCGCGAAGCCGACGTGGACATCATCGTCAACCTCACCGCCGGCATGGGCGGCGACCTGGAAATCGGCCCGGGTGAAACGCCGCTGGCGTTCGGCCCTGGCACCGACCTGATCGGCCCGCTGGAGCGCCTGGCCCATGTCGAAGCACTGTTGCCGGAAATCTGCACCCTCGATTGCGGCACCCTCAACTTCGGTGACGGCAACTCGATCTACGTGTCCACCCCGGCCCAACTGCGCGCCGGCGCCAAGCGCATTACCGAACTGGGGGTGAAGGCCGAGCTGGAAATCTTCGATACCGGCCACCTGTGGTTCGCCAAGCAAATGATGAAGGAAGGCCTGCTCGAAGACCCGTTGTTCCAGCTGTGCCTGGGCATCCCGTGGGGCGCACCGGCTGACACCACCACCATGAAGGCCATGGTCGACAACCTGCCTGCCAACGTCACCTGGGCCGGCTTCGGCATCGGCCGCATGCAGATGCCCATGGCCGCGCAGGCCGTGTTGCTCGGCGGCAATGTGCGGGTGGGCCTGGAAGACAACTTGTATCTGGACCGTGGCGTGCTGGCCAGCAATGGCCAACTGGTGGAACGCGCCAGCGAGATCATCACCCGCATGGGTGGCCGCGTGCTCAGCCCGGCAGAAGGCCGGGAAAAAATGAACCTCAAGCGCCGCTGA
- a CDS encoding choline ABC transporter substrate-binding protein: MKGSPSLLLVALLSAPLLAQAAEPEQCQTVRFSDVGWTDITVTTATTSVVLEALGYKTHTTMISVPVTYKSLATGKDLDVFLGNWMPTMENDIKQYRDAGTVETVRANLENAKYTLAVPQALYDKGLKDFSDIPKFKKELDGKIYGIEPGNDGNRTIQSMIDKNAFGLKDAGFKIVQSSEAGMLSQVDRAQKRGEALVFLGWEPHPMNTRFKMQYLTGGDDFFGPDFGKATVLTNTRKGYTQECSNVGQLLKNLSFELKDESTMMGYVLDDKMKPEAAAKKWIKDNPGKLDAWLAGVTTVDGKPGLEAVKAKLTQ; this comes from the coding sequence ATGAAAGGTTCACCCTCGCTGTTACTGGTTGCGTTGCTGTCCGCGCCATTGCTGGCCCAAGCAGCCGAACCCGAGCAATGTCAGACTGTACGCTTCTCCGATGTCGGCTGGACCGACATCACAGTCACGACCGCGACCACCAGCGTTGTGCTCGAAGCACTGGGTTACAAGACCCACACCACCATGATCTCGGTACCGGTGACCTACAAGTCGCTGGCCACCGGCAAGGACCTGGACGTGTTTCTCGGCAACTGGATGCCGACCATGGAGAACGACATCAAGCAGTACCGCGACGCCGGCACGGTAGAAACCGTGCGCGCCAACCTGGAGAACGCCAAGTACACCCTGGCAGTCCCCCAGGCGCTGTACGACAAGGGCCTGAAGGATTTCAGCGACATACCCAAGTTCAAGAAGGAACTGGACGGCAAGATCTACGGCATCGAACCGGGTAACGACGGTAACCGCACCATCCAGAGCATGATCGACAAGAACGCCTTTGGCTTGAAGGACGCCGGTTTCAAGATCGTGCAGTCCAGCGAGGCGGGCATGCTGTCGCAAGTTGACCGCGCGCAGAAACGCGGCGAGGCATTGGTGTTCCTGGGCTGGGAGCCACACCCGATGAACACCCGCTTCAAGATGCAGTACCTGACCGGCGGGGACGACTTCTTCGGCCCCGACTTCGGCAAGGCGACCGTGCTGACAAACACCCGCAAAGGATACACGCAGGAATGCAGCAACGTTGGCCAACTGCTTAAGAACCTGTCGTTCGAGCTCAAGGATGAAAGCACCATGATGGGCTATGTCCTGGACGACAAGATGAAACCCGAAGCCGCCGCCAAGAAATGGATCAAGGACAACCCAGGCAAGCTGGATGCCTGGCTGGCCGGCGTTACCACCGTTGATGGCAAGCCTGGCCTGGAGGCGGTCAAGGCCAAGCTTACGCAATAA
- a CDS encoding thioesterase family protein yields MPALITYRTTVQEDWVDYNGHLRDAFYLLIFSYATDALMDRIGLDADSRGQSGNSLFTLEAHINYLHEVKLGTEVWVQTQILGFDRKRLHVYHSLHRAGFDEVLAASEQMLLHVDLAGPQSAPFGHTTVCRLNHLVEQQEGAQAPQYMGRTIKLPA; encoded by the coding sequence ATGCCCGCTCTGATCACCTACCGCACCACGGTCCAGGAGGACTGGGTCGATTACAACGGCCACCTGCGCGATGCCTTCTACCTGCTGATCTTCAGCTACGCCACCGATGCTCTGATGGACCGCATCGGCCTGGACGCCGATAGCCGCGGGCAAAGCGGTAACTCGCTGTTCACGCTGGAGGCGCATATCAATTATTTGCACGAGGTGAAGCTGGGCACCGAGGTGTGGGTGCAGACACAGATCCTCGGCTTTGATCGCAAGCGTCTTCACGTGTATCACAGCCTGCACCGGGCAGGGTTCGACGAGGTGCTGGCGGCAAGCGAGCAGATGTTACTGCACGTGGACCTGGCGGGGCCGCAGTCAGCACCTTTTGGGCACACGACTGTTTGCCGGTTGAATCACTTGGTAGAGCAACAGGAGGGTGCGCAGGCGCCGCAATATATGGGGCGTACGATAAAACTTCCTGCTTGA